A window of Sagittula sp. P11 genomic DNA:
CGCGTGACAGAGGCCGGGTCGGAAAACGGCGCTGCTGTCGAGACGCTGCAGATGGAGAACGGGATCGAGCTTCGGCGCCTGACGGCGGAAGACGGGACCGTCACCTACGAAGGCATAGACCGCAGCGGGCTGGGCGCGGTCGGCTGCCTCTACCGCATCTATTTCGAACTCGATGCCGCCGGGCGGTTCTGCCCCTGGGCGCCGCCGCCCGAGGCGGCGCAGACCTTCGAGCAGCGCCTGAACCGGATCGCGACCTTCGTGGCGGAAAATGGCGAGCCCCGCCTGCCGCCCGAGGAGGTGCCCGCCATGCTGGACGCCGCGCGGGAGGCCTACGGTCGGGAAGTGGCTCGGCTGGGATGCCCGGAGCCGGGCGAGGGGATGCAGGGATTTGCCGCGGCGCTGGCCTCCGAAGCGATGGACCCGGTGCTTGACATGGCGCTCTCCGTGCCGAGATTGCCGGTCACGCTTCCCTGTCTGTAAAAAGGCCTGCCCCATGTCCCGTATCGACGAGTCCAAGGAATTCATCCCGGTGCGCATCGCGGTGCTGACGGTCAGCGACACCCGGTCGCTGGCGGAGGACCGCTCGGGCGACACGCTGGTCGCGCGGCTGACCGAAGCGGGGCATGTCCTTGCGGATCGCGACATCGTGAAGGACGAGCGCGCGGTCATCGCCGACCGGCTGCGCATCTGGATCGCGGACCCGGAGGTGGATGTGGTGATCTCGACCGGCGGCACTGGGCTGACCGGGCGCGACGTCACGGTGGAGGCGCACCGCGACGTCTACGAGAAGGAAATCGTTGCCTTCGGAACGGTCTTCACCATTGTTTCCATGCAGAAAATCGGAACGAGCGCAGTGCAGAGCAGGGCCACGGGCGGGGTTGCCGGGGGCACGTATCTATTCGCGTTGCCGGGCAGCACGGGCGCCTGCAAGGACGCCTGGGACGAGATCCTGAAGTGGCAGCTCGACTACCGTCACCGCCCCTGCAACTTCGTCGAAATTTTTCCGCGCCTCGACGAACACAAGCGACGAAAGTGATCCGACCGTGCGTATAATGATGTAAGTCCTTTCGCGGCGCTTGTTTTCGGGAGGTCATTCTATACGTGCGACGTGACGCGATGCTGCACCTCAACGGGAGACGGTCCGGATGCGATTTCTACGCAAGAGCCTGACGGGGCTCTTCCTGTTTGCGCTGACGCTGGGCCTGCTGGCGTGGGCGGGACTGATGGTGCGCGATGCGATCGTCGCCCGGATGAACGAGGAGCCGGGCCGCCGGCCTGCGCAGGAACGGGTATTCGCGGTGAACGTCGTGGACGTGTCCTTCGGCACCGAACGCCCCGTCCTGTCGGCCTTCGGCGAGGTGCAGAGTGTGCGGACGCTGGAACTGCGCGCGGCAGCCTCGGGGACCTTGGTCGACCTCGACCCCGAATTTGTCGAAGGCGGGCAGGTGGATGCCGGGCAGCTTCTGGCGCGGATCGACCCGGCCAATGCCGAGGCGGCGGTGGAACGGGCGGAAAGTGATCTTCTGGATGCGCAGGCGGAGCTGCGCGAGGCGGAGCGCGCCATCGGCATCGCCCGCGACGAACTGGTCGCGGCGAGCGAACAGGTGCGGCTGCGCGAGCAGGCGCTGCAACGGTCCCGCGATCTGCTGGAGCGACGGGTGGGCACCGAGGCGGCGGTAGAGACGGCGGAACTGGCCCTGTCGTCTGCGCGCCAGTCGGTGCTGAACCAGCGGCAGGCCGTGGCCACCGCAGAGGCCCGCATCGACCAGGCGAAGACGGCGCAGCGGCGGGCGGAGATCGCAGCGGCAGAGGCCGAGCGCGGGCTTCAGGACACGGAAATCCGGGCGCAGTTCGCGGGCACGCTGACCGAGGTGACGGTTGTCGCCGGGCGCTTGGTCTCGGCCAACGAACAGCTGGCGCAGCTTGTCGACCCGGAGGCGCTGGAAGTGGCGTTTCGCGTTTCGACGCCGCAATACGTGCGCTTGCTGGACGATACGGGCCGGTTGAAGGAAGCCCCCGTGTCGGTGCGGCTTGACGTCCTGGGGACAGAGATCGCCACGACGGGCCGCCTGTCCCGGGCCGGTGCCTCCGTCGGCGAAGGCCAGACCGGGCGGCTTTTGTTCGCGACGCTCGACGGGGCGCGCGGCTTCAAGCCCGGGGACTTCGTGACGGTGGAGGTCGAGGAACCCGAACTGCCGAACGTCGCCCGCCTGCCCGCAACGGCGCTTGGCGCGGATGGTGCGGTGCTGGCGCTCGACCCGGAGGGGCGGCTGGAGGTGGTGCCCGTCACCCTGATGCGCCGTCAGGGCGACGACATCCTGATCCGCGCGGACGCTCTGGAAGGGCGTGAGGTCGTGGCGCAGCGCACACCGCTTCTTGGCGCCGGGATCAAGGTGCAGCCGCTCAGGCCCGGTGTCACGGAAGAGGCGCAGGTGCCCGAGATGCTGGAACTGACGGCAGAGAGGCGCGCGCGGCTGGTGGCCTTCGTCGAGGGCAACAACCGGATGCCGGAGGAGGCCAAGACCCGGATCCTTGCGCAGCTGCAGGAAAACCAGGTCCCCGCCGACATGGTGCAGAGGATCGAAGAGCGCATGGGCGGCTGACACGCCGCGATGACGTTGCAAACACCCGTTCCGGAGGGGGCGCATGGTACGTGAACTGCCAAAATCCGCCGGGGGTATCTTCGGCTATTTCACCCGGCATCCCACGCTGGCGAACCTGCTACTGGTGATCCTGCTGGCCTCGGGCCTTCTGGCCGTGCCTAACATGCGGGCGCAGTTCTTTCCGGACGTGATCGTGGACGAGATCGACGTGTCGGTGTCCTGGGACGGCGCCGGCGCCGAGGACATCGACGCCGCCATCGTGCAGCTTCTGGAACCGGCGCTGCTGGCGGTCGAGGGGGTCGAATCCTCCCGCTCCAATTCCCGCGAGGGCCGCGCCAGCATCGAGCTGGAGTTCGAGCCGGGCTGGGACATCGCCCGGGCCGCGGACGATGTGCAGCAGGTTGTGGACGGGATCACAGGTCTGCCCGACGACGCCGACGAACCGAGCGTCAGCCGGGGCGGCTGGCGCGACCGCGTGACCGACGTGGTGATCACCGGGCCGGTGGGTGTCGACCAGCTTGCACGGTTTGCGGACGAATTCACCGTGCGCCTGTTCGCCGAAGGCGTGACGCGCACGACGATCCAGGGCGTCGCCGCGCCGCAGATACTGGTGGAGGTGCCCTCGACCAGCCTCATCGCGCATGACGTCACCATGCAGGAGATCGCCGAGGCCATCGCGGCGGAGGTGGACGCCGATCCGGCAGGCGACGTGGCTGGGGCCGGGGCACGGGTCCGCACCGGGATCGAGAAACGCTCTGCCGACGACATCGCCGCCATTGCCCTGCGCTCCAACCCGAACGGGTCCAAGCTGACCATCGGCGACGTGGCGCAATTGCGCGAGGAAGGCGTCGACCGTCAGCGCAGCTATTTCGTCGGTCCCAACCCGGCGATCACGGTGCGGGTCGACCGGTCCGACCGGGGTGACGCCATCGGCATCCAGGAACAGGTCGAGGAGGTCGCCGCCGCCTACCAGTCCACGCTGCCCGAAGGCGTGACCATCGAACTGATCCGCACCCGGTCAGAGGCGATCACCGGGCGGCTCAACATCCTGATGGACAACGCTTCCATGGGGCTTCTGCTGGTGGTGGCGCTGCTGTTCCTGTTCCTGAACACGCGCACGGCCTTCTGGGTGGCGGCGGGGATCCCCACGTCGCTGCTGGCGGCCATCGCGCTGATGTACGTGGGCGGGCTGACGATCAACATGATCTCGCTCTTCGCGCTGATCATCACCCTGGGCATCGTGGTCGACGATGCCATCGTGGTGGGGGAACACGCCGATCACCTGTCCCGGCAGGGCTTCGGCCCCTACGAGGCGGCGGAACGGTCGGCCTCCCGCATGGCGCTGCCGGTGTTCTCCGCGACGCTGACCACGGTCATCGCCTTCTTCGGGCTGACGGCCATCGGCGGCACGTTCGGAGAGATGATCGCCGACATCCCCTTTACCGTCATCACGGTGCTGCTCGCCTCGCTGGTGGAGTGTTTCCTGATCCTGCCGAACCACATGGCCCACGCGTTGAAGCCCCGCGTCGCGACCGGGTTCCGCGCGTGGCGCGCGGCGGCAGGTTTTGTCGGAGAGGTGATCGTCGGCACGCTGGCGGTCGGGCTGATCCTGCTGGCGATCCTGTCGCTTCCCGGCGCTGCCGACGGCGTCTGGGGCACCATGGGCGAGACGCCGGGCTGGATCGCCGGCCTGCATGAAAGCGCCGTCGCGTTGCGCGGCACGATCCTTGCCCAGCCGCTGTGGATCGGTGCGCTGCTGGTTGCGCTGGTCGCCGCCGCGCTGGGGCTCCGGCTGATCCGGATGGACGGGGCACGGCGCCGGGCAGCACTGAACGATCTGTCGGACATGGGCATCGACAGCGCCAGCCGTGTGGTCAACCGGGGCTTCCGGCAGGTCCGGGAACGCGGCTTCCGCCCCTTGATGGCGGTGGTCATCCGGGCGCGCTACGTGGTGCTTGCAACCGCGACGCTGGTGCTGGCAACGCAGGCGGTGCTGTTCATCAGCGGCGACGTGCAGTGGCGCTTCTTCAACTCGCCGGAACGCGGATCGATTAGCGGCAACTTCGCCATGGCGCCGGGCGCCACGCGCGAGGATACGCTGGCGCAGATGCGGCTTTTGCAGAAGACGACGGAGGAGCTTGGCCGCGAATACGAGGAACGCTACGGCCGCAACCCGCTGGACTATGTCATGGCAGAGATCGGCGGCGGCTCCGGACGCGGCCTGTCGAGCGCGGACACCAAGGACGCCGACCAGCTTGGCGGCATTTCCATCGAGCTGATCGAGGCGGACGCGCGGCCCTATTCCTCCTTCGCCTTTGTCGGAGAGTTGCAGGAACGGGTCGAGAAGCATCCGCTGGTCGAGGAAATCTCGTTCCGCGGCTGGCGCTCCGGCCCCGGCGGCGATGCGCTCGACGTGAAGTTTATCGGCTCCGATTCCGAGACGCTGAAAGCCGCCGCCGAGGATCTGAAGGCCGCCGTCGCCGCCTTCCCAGAAGTGTCGGCGGTGGAGGACAACCTCGCCTACGACAAGGAGGAACTGATCCTCGACCTGACGCCGCAGGGCCAGGCGCTTGGCTTCGACATCGACGGGCTGGGCCGCGTGCTGCGCAACCGGCTGGGCGGGATTGAGGCGGCAAGCTACCCGGTGGGGCCGCGCTCTGCCGAGATCCGCGTGGAACTGCCGGAGGGCGAACTGACGGCGGACTTCCTCGAACGGATGATGCTGCGCACGCCCGAAGGTGCCTACGTGCCGCTGGCCGACATCGTGCGGGTGGAGCGGCGGACGGGCTTTTCGACCGTGCGGCGCGAGAACGGCATCCGGCAGATTTCCGTCAACGGCGACATTTCCGAGGACGATCCAGCCCGCGCGACGGAGATCATGACCGCGCTGGAAGAGGTCATCCTGCCGCGCATCGCCAACACCCGGCAGGTGGACTACGACATCTCCGGCCTGTCAGAGCAGGAGGATGAGTTCCTCGCTGATGCGGAGCTGGGGCTGGCGATGGTGTTGCTGGGCATCTACCTCGTGCTGTCCTGGGTCTTTGCCAGCTGGACGCGCCCCTTGGTGGTGATGGCGATCATCCCCTTCGGACTGGTGGGGGCGGTCTATGGCCACTGGCTGTGGGACGTGCCGCTGAGCATGTTCACGGTAGTCGGCCTCTTGGGGATGACCGGGATCATCATCAACGATTCCATCGTGCTGGTGACGCAGATCGACGAATATGCCCGCGACCGAGGCCTGATCCCGGCGATCATCGACGGCGCGGCGGACCGTCTGCGCGCGGTCTTCCTGACCTCGGCCACGACGGTGCTGGGCCTGGCGCCGCTGCTCTACGAACGCTCGGCCGATGCCCAGTTCCTGAAACCCACGGTCATCACGCTGGTCTACGGTCTTGGCTTCGGCATGGTGCTGGTGCTGCTGGTCGTGCCCTCGCTGGTGGCCGTACAGCACGACGTGTCGGTCGCCTGGTCGGCGCTGAAGCGCGGCTGGCGCTTCCGCAGCGGGCCGGTACGCGGACTGCTGGTCGGCGGGACGCTGGCGGTAGTGGCCTGGCTGGGGCTGACGCTGGGCATGGTGGCCTTTGCCGGCGGCATGCCCGCGGTACTGGCACCGTTCGGCGATCCGGCGTCGAAGGGCACGGCGCTCGCGGTCTTCCTGATCGGAGCGGCGGTGCTGGTGCTGGCCCTCTGGCTGGCGGCGGCGCTGGCGGTCCTGATGCGGCGCGGGCCGGTGAAGGCAGGCGGCGCATAGCCCCGCCCTACATCGGGTCGCTACAAGCAACAACGGCGGCATCATGGAATGCCGCCGGGATCGCCTTGCGTCTTGGGGGTAAACCGAACGGTCGTGTCAGTCGCAGCCGCGGACTTCGACCGGCATCCGGCCGCCCAGCACGGTCAGCACCATCTCGGAGCGGTCCAGCGCAAAGGCGGCGCGGGACAGGTGGGTCACGCGCGTCTCTGCCACCAGTTGGCCGCCGCGCAGCGATGTCTGCGGCTCTGCCACCCACAGTTCCGGATCGGCGAATTCGATCACCGTTTCCTCGTTGCCGGTGGCGCCGGGCAGGGTGAGGGCGACGTTCAGCCCGATGCCCTTGGGCGTGGCCGAGACCGTGCAGGTGACGGAGGTCACGCCCGCATCGCCGCGACCGAAGGGCACGTCGGCCATCGCAGCGGCGATCCGCGGATCGGGCTTGCGGGAACCGGCGGGCAGAGTGGCCGAAACCTTCAGCCGCTGGGGCAGGCAGACGTCCTTGCAGATGCCGATCTCGATGGTGCCGTTGAGCTGCGCGTCCTTGCCGGCATTGCGGAGGGAGACGCGCAGGGGCAGGACGACCTCGTCATGATAGCCGACGGAGCGCATCCCGGACTGCCAGAACACCTGCGGGCTGGGCCAAGAGACGGTCACGGCACGGGTGTTCTGCGCGCCTTGCCAGTCGAAGCTGGGCGGGATGCCCGCATCGCCGGGGCTGCGCCAGTAGGTCTTCCACCCGGGGGCAAGCCGCAGGTGCAGCGCCGCGATATGGTCTCCATTGGGCAGGCGCCATCCGGGAAGGATCGTGGCGTCGAGCATGCCGTCGTAGCGCTCTGCCCGGGCAGGCGCGGGCAGGATCAGCGAAGCGGCCAGAACCGGGGCCAGAAAGGCGCGCAGAATTTTCTTCATGCGGACAGGGATGCTATGGACGTCGCCAAAAGGGAAGTCACCTTGAAGTGAGAGCCCCGAGAGGGGTGGCGGCGAGGCCACGTTCTTGCGCATGGCCCGGGCCTGTCGCATGGTGGGGAGAAAGCCGACCGCGCCAGAACGTCGGCTGCAGGACTTGAAGGTGGGCATGGCGGAAAACAGTGACATTGCGACGAGGAACCTGACGGGGCATCTGCTGATCGCGATGCCGGGCATGGCCGATCCGAGGTTCGATCTGAGCGTGGTCTTCATTTGCGACCATTCCGACGAGGGCGCGATGGGCCTGATCGTCAACAAGCCGACGCCGGACATCGACATGTCAGCCTTGCTGTCCCAGCTTTCGATCGAGAATCCGGCGGGGCTGGACGGCACCAAGGTGCGCTATGGCGGGCCGGTGGAGATGGGCCGCGGCTTCGTGCTGCATTCGCCCGACTACACGTCGGTCGTGACGACGCTGGACGTGACGCCGGATCTGAAGATGACCGCAACGCTCGACGTGCTCGAGGACCTGGGCCAGGGCCAGGGGCCGGAGCGGTGGCTCATGATGCTGGGCTATGCCGGCTGGGGGCCGGGCCAGCTGGAGAACGAGATCGCCGAGAACGCCTGGCTGGTCGGCCCGTCGTCCGCCGACCTGATCTTCGACCTGACCGACGGGCAGAAGTGGGAGGCGGCGCTGGAAAGCATC
This region includes:
- the moaB gene encoding molybdenum cofactor biosynthesis protein B, which encodes MSRIDESKEFIPVRIAVLTVSDTRSLAEDRSGDTLVARLTEAGHVLADRDIVKDERAVIADRLRIWIADPEVDVVISTGGTGLTGRDVTVEAHRDVYEKEIVAFGTVFTIVSMQKIGTSAVQSRATGGVAGGTYLFALPGSTGACKDAWDEILKWQLDYRHRPCNFVEIFPRLDEHKRRK
- a CDS encoding efflux RND transporter periplasmic adaptor subunit translates to MRFLRKSLTGLFLFALTLGLLAWAGLMVRDAIVARMNEEPGRRPAQERVFAVNVVDVSFGTERPVLSAFGEVQSVRTLELRAAASGTLVDLDPEFVEGGQVDAGQLLARIDPANAEAAVERAESDLLDAQAELREAERAIGIARDELVAASEQVRLREQALQRSRDLLERRVGTEAAVETAELALSSARQSVLNQRQAVATAEARIDQAKTAQRRAEIAAAEAERGLQDTEIRAQFAGTLTEVTVVAGRLVSANEQLAQLVDPEALEVAFRVSTPQYVRLLDDTGRLKEAPVSVRLDVLGTEIATTGRLSRAGASVGEGQTGRLLFATLDGARGFKPGDFVTVEVEEPELPNVARLPATALGADGAVLALDPEGRLEVVPVTLMRRQGDDILIRADALEGREVVAQRTPLLGAGIKVQPLRPGVTEEAQVPEMLELTAERRARLVAFVEGNNRMPEEAKTRILAQLQENQVPADMVQRIEERMGG
- a CDS encoding efflux RND transporter permease subunit, producing the protein MVRELPKSAGGIFGYFTRHPTLANLLLVILLASGLLAVPNMRAQFFPDVIVDEIDVSVSWDGAGAEDIDAAIVQLLEPALLAVEGVESSRSNSREGRASIELEFEPGWDIARAADDVQQVVDGITGLPDDADEPSVSRGGWRDRVTDVVITGPVGVDQLARFADEFTVRLFAEGVTRTTIQGVAAPQILVEVPSTSLIAHDVTMQEIAEAIAAEVDADPAGDVAGAGARVRTGIEKRSADDIAAIALRSNPNGSKLTIGDVAQLREEGVDRQRSYFVGPNPAITVRVDRSDRGDAIGIQEQVEEVAAAYQSTLPEGVTIELIRTRSEAITGRLNILMDNASMGLLLVVALLFLFLNTRTAFWVAAGIPTSLLAAIALMYVGGLTINMISLFALIITLGIVVDDAIVVGEHADHLSRQGFGPYEAAERSASRMALPVFSATLTTVIAFFGLTAIGGTFGEMIADIPFTVITVLLASLVECFLILPNHMAHALKPRVATGFRAWRAAAGFVGEVIVGTLAVGLILLAILSLPGAADGVWGTMGETPGWIAGLHESAVALRGTILAQPLWIGALLVALVAAALGLRLIRMDGARRRAALNDLSDMGIDSASRVVNRGFRQVRERGFRPLMAVVIRARYVVLATATLVLATQAVLFISGDVQWRFFNSPERGSISGNFAMAPGATREDTLAQMRLLQKTTEELGREYEERYGRNPLDYVMAEIGGGSGRGLSSADTKDADQLGGISIELIEADARPYSSFAFVGELQERVEKHPLVEEISFRGWRSGPGGDALDVKFIGSDSETLKAAAEDLKAAVAAFPEVSAVEDNLAYDKEELILDLTPQGQALGFDIDGLGRVLRNRLGGIEAASYPVGPRSAEIRVELPEGELTADFLERMMLRTPEGAYVPLADIVRVERRTGFSTVRRENGIRQISVNGDISEDDPARATEIMTALEEVILPRIANTRQVDYDISGLSEQEDEFLADAELGLAMVLLGIYLVLSWVFASWTRPLVVMAIIPFGLVGAVYGHWLWDVPLSMFTVVGLLGMTGIIINDSIVLVTQIDEYARDRGLIPAIIDGAADRLRAVFLTSATTVLGLAPLLYERSADAQFLKPTVITLVYGLGFGMVLVLLVVPSLVAVQHDVSVAWSALKRGWRFRSGPVRGLLVGGTLAVVAWLGLTLGMVAFAGGMPAVLAPFGDPASKGTALAVFLIGAAVLVLALWLAAALAVLMRRGPVKAGGA
- a CDS encoding protein-disulfide reductase DsbD domain-containing protein, translated to MKKILRAFLAPVLAASLILPAPARAERYDGMLDATILPGWRLPNGDHIAALHLRLAPGWKTYWRSPGDAGIPPSFDWQGAQNTRAVTVSWPSPQVFWQSGMRSVGYHDEVVLPLRVSLRNAGKDAQLNGTIEIGICKDVCLPQRLKVSATLPAGSRKPDPRIAAAMADVPFGRGDAGVTSVTCTVSATPKGIGLNVALTLPGATGNEETVIEFADPELWVAEPQTSLRGGQLVAETRVTHLSRAAFALDRSEMVLTVLGGRMPVEVRGCD
- a CDS encoding YqgE/AlgH family protein, producing the protein MAENSDIATRNLTGHLLIAMPGMADPRFDLSVVFICDHSDEGAMGLIVNKPTPDIDMSALLSQLSIENPAGLDGTKVRYGGPVEMGRGFVLHSPDYTSVVTTLDVTPDLKMTATLDVLEDLGQGQGPERWLMMLGYAGWGPGQLENEIAENAWLVGPSSADLIFDLTDGQKWEAALESIGVSPLLLSSEGGRA